A single Loxodonta africana isolate mLoxAfr1 chromosome 24, mLoxAfr1.hap2, whole genome shotgun sequence DNA region contains:
- the RAB5IF gene encoding GEL complex subunit OPTI produces MSGGRRKEEPPQPQLANGALKVSVWSKVLRSDAAWEDKDEFLDVIYWFRQIIAVLLGVIWGVLPLRGFLGIAGFCLINAGVLYLYFSSYLQIDEEEYGGTWELTKEGFMTSFALFMVIWIIFYTAIHYD; encoded by the exons ATGAGCGGTGGGCGGCGGAAGGAGGAGCCGCCTCAGCCGCAGCTAGCCAACGGGGCCCTCAAAGTCTCTGTCTGGAGCAAGGTGCTGCGGAGCGACGCGGCCTGGGAGGACAAG GATGAATTTTTAGATGTGATCTACTGGTTCCGGCAGATCATCGCTGTGCTCCTGGGTGTTATTTGGGGAGTGTTGCCATTGCGAGGTTTCTTGGGAATAGCAGG ATTCTGCCTGATCAATGCAGGCGTCCTGTACCTCTACTTCAGCAGCTACCTCCAGATAGATGAGGAAGAATATGGCGGCACGTGGGAGCTCACGAAGGAAGGGTTTATGACATCTTTTGCCTTGTTCATG GTCATTTGGATCATCTTTTACACAGCCATCCACTATGACTGA
- the SLA2 gene encoding src-like-adapter 2, protein MMGSLPSRGKTLPSPSSSPSVQDQACVPMQAEKSKATAVALGSFPVGEQAELSLRLGEPLTIISEDGDWWTVLSEVSGREYNIPSIHAAKVSHGWLYEGLSREKAEELLLLPGNPGGAFLIRESQSRRSCYSLSVRLSRPTSWDRIRHYRIQRLDNGWLYISPRFTFPSLQALVDHYSELADDICCPLKEPCALGRAGPLPGKAIPPPVTVQRMPLNWKDLDSSLLFSETSATGEESLLSEGLREALSSYISLTEDFSLDDAKTQSRGQKGNQGYST, encoded by the exons ATGATGGGAAGTCTGCCCAGCAGAGGAAAAACCCTGCCAAGCCCAAGCTCAAGCCCCTCAGTCCAAGACCAAGCATGTGTGCCCATGCAAGCAG AGAAGAGCAAAGCCACAGCTGTGGCCCTGGGCAGTTTCCCGGTGGGTGAGCAGGCAGAGCTGTCGCTGAGGCTGGGGGAGCCACTGACCATCATCTCTGA GGATGGAGACTGGTGGACAGTGCTGTCAGAAGTCTCAGGCAGAGAGTACAACATTCCCAGCATCCACGCTGCCAAAGTCTCCCATGG GTGGTTGTATGAGGGCCTGAGTCGGGAGAAGGCCGAGGAACTGCTGCTGCTGCCTGGGAACCCCGGAGGGGCCTTCCTCATCCGGGAGAGCCAGAGCAGGAGAA GTTGTTACTCTCTGTCAGTCCGACTCAGCCGCCCCACGTCCTGGGACCGGATCAGACACTACAGGATCCAGCGCCTGGACAATGGCTGGCTGTACATCTCACCACGCTTCACCTTCCCCTCACTCCAGGCCCTGGTGGACCATTACTCTG AGCTGGCAGATGACATCTGCTGCCCCCTCAAGGAGCCCTGTGCCCTGGGGAGGGCTGGCCCACTTCCTGGCAAGGCCATACCACCGCCTGTGACTGTGCAGAGGATGCCACTCAACTGGAAAGATCTGGACAG CTCCCTCTTGTTTTCTGAGACATCTGCCACAGGGGAGGAGTCTCTCCTCAGCGAGGGGCTCCGGGAGGCCCTTAGCTCCTATATCAGCCTGACTGAGGACTTCTCCTTGGATGATGCCAAAACCCAAAGCAGAGGACAAAAGGGGAACCAAGGCTACAGCACCTAG